A window of the Natronomonas salina genome harbors these coding sequences:
- a CDS encoding ABC transporter ATP-binding protein, translating into MEDDAEPVTGANRETRTWDDSLLAVRDLDAGYGDLQILSDVDLDVRDGEYVTVVGPNGAGKSTVMKSVFGLTNRMAGTLTFAGSDITTTPPEEIIHLGLGYVPQNDNVFTSLSVQENLEMGAYILDEVPQDALETVYDRFPILRERKDQQAGTMSGGQRQMLAMGRALMLEPDLLLLDEPSAGLAPDLVDDMFDRIDRINDDGTAVLMVEQNAKKALRRCDRGYVLVDGQNRYEDAGDALLADQQVRQDFLGG; encoded by the coding sequence ATGGAAGACGACGCGGAACCGGTGACGGGCGCCAACCGGGAGACGCGGACCTGGGACGACAGCCTCCTCGCCGTCCGGGACCTCGACGCCGGCTACGGCGACCTGCAGATCCTCTCGGACGTCGACCTCGACGTCCGGGACGGCGAGTACGTCACCGTCGTCGGGCCCAACGGCGCAGGCAAGTCCACCGTGATGAAGTCGGTCTTCGGGCTCACGAACCGGATGGCCGGGACGCTCACGTTCGCCGGGAGCGACATCACGACGACCCCGCCGGAGGAGATCATCCACCTGGGCCTCGGGTACGTCCCGCAGAACGACAACGTCTTCACGTCGCTGTCGGTCCAGGAGAACCTCGAGATGGGGGCGTACATCCTCGACGAGGTCCCCCAGGACGCCCTGGAGACGGTGTACGACCGGTTCCCTATCCTCCGGGAGCGGAAGGACCAGCAGGCCGGGACGATGTCCGGCGGGCAGCGACAGATGCTGGCGATGGGCCGGGCGCTGATGCTCGAACCGGACCTGCTCCTGCTCGACGAACCGTCGGCGGGGCTGGCCCCCGACCTCGTCGACGACATGTTCGACCGGATCGACCGGATCAACGACGACGGCACCGCGGTGCTGATGGTCGAGCAGAACGCGAAGAAGGCGCTGCGCCGCTGCGACCGGGGGTACGTCCTCGTCGACGGGCAGAACCGCTACGAGGACGCCGGCGACGCGCTGCTGGCGGACCAGCAGGTCAGACAGGACTTCCTGGGCGGCTGA